One window of Alteriqipengyuania lutimaris genomic DNA carries:
- the rmuC gene encoding DNA recombination protein RmuC — MELAILGVVALLIGLGVGWFIGGRPVAELKSRLTESEREAKETDAKYLRAYAELEAAREKGARVDALDAELKETRARHETALEELRRSNGALSSELATLKEKTANFDEQKRLLVEAREELLKEFRNTGSAVLSKAQEAFLERASERFGHSEKSSEEKIRALLAPVGDRLKKYEDQVAALEEKRTNAFSSLASQIEQMRLGQEEVRREAQRLGNSLTNAPKARGRWGERALQNVLEQCGLAEHTDFHLEHSLETEEGRLRPDAIVNVPGSKKLVIDAKVSLNAYQAAFEAEDEGERKRHLDLHAKSMRGHVQTLGSKSYQSQFDDAPDYVVMFVPGEHFVAAALDSDPELWDFAFRNKVLLATPTNLVAIARTVAQVWRQDTIAKEAMEIGKAGGELYDRLAIAAEHMKRVGGGLESAVKNYNKFVGSFERNVLSAGRRLSEKGIEIGKREIEEIPQIAETPTYTAEDAAAIEDRTEAERDAAE, encoded by the coding sequence GAGCGCGAGGCTAAGGAGACCGACGCGAAATACCTGCGCGCCTATGCCGAGCTTGAGGCTGCGCGCGAGAAGGGCGCGCGGGTCGATGCGCTGGACGCCGAGCTGAAGGAAACCCGCGCGCGGCACGAGACCGCGCTGGAGGAATTGCGGCGGTCCAATGGTGCGCTCTCCTCCGAACTCGCGACGCTGAAGGAAAAGACCGCCAATTTCGACGAGCAGAAGCGCCTGCTGGTCGAAGCGCGCGAGGAATTGCTCAAGGAATTCCGGAACACCGGCTCCGCCGTGCTGAGCAAGGCGCAGGAGGCCTTTCTGGAGCGCGCGAGCGAACGGTTCGGCCATTCGGAGAAATCCTCCGAGGAAAAGATCCGCGCGCTGCTCGCGCCCGTGGGCGACCGACTCAAGAAGTACGAGGATCAGGTCGCCGCGCTGGAGGAAAAGCGCACCAATGCCTTCTCCTCGCTCGCCTCGCAGATCGAGCAGATGCGGCTGGGGCAGGAAGAGGTCCGGCGCGAGGCGCAGCGGCTGGGCAATTCGCTCACCAACGCGCCCAAGGCCCGCGGCCGCTGGGGCGAGCGGGCGTTGCAGAACGTGCTCGAACAGTGCGGCCTAGCCGAGCACACCGATTTCCACCTCGAACATTCGCTGGAGACCGAGGAAGGCCGGCTGCGGCCCGATGCGATCGTCAACGTGCCCGGCTCCAAGAAGCTGGTGATCGACGCCAAGGTCTCATTGAATGCCTACCAGGCCGCGTTCGAGGCGGAGGACGAGGGGGAGCGCAAGCGGCATCTCGACCTCCACGCCAAGTCGATGCGCGGCCATGTCCAGACGCTGGGCTCGAAGAGCTACCAGAGCCAGTTCGACGACGCGCCGGACTATGTCGTGATGTTCGTGCCGGGCGAGCACTTCGTTGCCGCGGCATTGGACTCCGATCCCGAGCTGTGGGACTTTGCCTTCCGCAACAAGGTGTTGCTGGCAACTCCTACCAACCTCGTGGCGATCGCGCGGACCGTAGCGCAGGTCTGGCGGCAGGACACGATCGCCAAGGAAGCGATGGAGATCGGCAAGGCCGGCGGCGAGCTTTACGACCGTCTCGCCATCGCAGCCGAGCACATGAAACGCGTTGGCGGCGGGCTCGAAAGCGCGGTCAAGAACTACAACAAGTTCGTCGGTAGCTTCGAGCGCAACGTGCTGTCCGCCGGGCGGCGCCTGTCCGAAAAGGGCATCGAGATCGGCAAGCGCGAGATCGAGGAAATCCCGCAGATCGCGGAAACGCCGACCTACACGGCCGAGGATGCCGCCGCGATCGAGGACCGCACCGAGGCCGAACGCGACGCGGCGGAGTAG
- the phoU gene encoding phosphate signaling complex protein PhoU, which yields MDMSHLKTSHTVSAFDDEIVDIAVAINTMCDAATRALDASIDALVHGDEEDAQRLIQADLHLDELESDLEKKVMRSIALRAPVADDLRYLVMAIRIGAMLERSGDHAKNMAKRVGMVDLTNAAPLMHKLREMTRLGTSMLGQSVDCFNRSEASLATVVRDRDAQLNRHFDEFTEMVSAAMRDDPGFVDTGVQLLFISKQLERVGDYAKNIAGSAHYIITGEHL from the coding sequence ATGGATATGTCACACCTCAAGACCAGCCACACGGTTTCCGCATTCGACGACGAAATCGTCGATATTGCCGTCGCCATCAACACGATGTGCGATGCCGCCACGCGTGCGCTGGACGCGTCGATCGATGCGCTCGTCCATGGGGACGAGGAAGACGCGCAGCGTCTGATTCAAGCCGATCTCCACCTCGACGAGCTCGAAAGCGATCTCGAGAAGAAGGTCATGCGCAGCATCGCGCTGCGGGCACCCGTCGCCGACGACCTGCGCTATCTCGTCATGGCGATCCGGATCGGGGCGATGCTCGAACGCTCGGGCGACCATGCCAAGAACATGGCCAAGCGCGTCGGCATGGTCGACCTGACCAATGCCGCGCCGCTGATGCACAAGCTGCGCGAGATGACGCGCCTCGGCACCTCGATGCTCGGCCAGTCGGTCGATTGCTTCAACCGCAGCGAGGCGAGCCTCGCGACGGTGGTGCGCGATCGCGATGCGCAGCTGAACCGGCATTTCGACGAATTTACCGAGATGGTCTCGGCCGCGATGCGCGATGATCCGGGCTTCGTCGACACCGGCGTGCAACTGCTCTTCATTTCGAAGCAGCTCGAGCGGGTCGGCGATTATGCCAAGAACATCGCGGGCAGCGCGCACTACATCATCACCGGCGAACACCTCTGA
- a CDS encoding TrmH family RNA methyltransferase, whose translation MPHRHITSFSNPTIKALRQLRDKKHRQRERRFLAEGLRLLTDARECGRLPETLVMADKRAPHPLLDLLVTAVDDAGGEIIETTPDILSKITGKDNPQAVAGAFAEWDTRLERLDRSTAPIWLVAQALRDPGNLGTMLRTGDAVGAGGLILIDDCADPFGVEAVRASMGAIFTQRIARARWEEFLPWLRGADGSAPSQLVAASLRDAVPYRGAPYAAPCFVLVGNESQGLPEDYEAACDLRVTMPMRGRADSLNAAVAAAVLAYEVLATLD comes from the coding sequence ATGCCCCATCGCCACATCACCAGCTTTTCCAATCCGACGATCAAGGCGCTGCGCCAGCTGCGCGACAAGAAGCATCGCCAGCGCGAGCGGCGCTTCCTCGCCGAAGGGCTGCGGCTGCTGACCGATGCGCGCGAATGCGGGCGCCTGCCCGAAACGCTGGTGATGGCGGATAAGCGCGCGCCGCATCCGCTGCTCGACCTGCTCGTGACGGCGGTGGACGATGCGGGCGGCGAGATTATCGAGACCACGCCCGACATCCTCTCCAAGATCACCGGCAAGGACAATCCGCAGGCGGTCGCGGGTGCCTTCGCCGAGTGGGACACGCGGCTGGAGCGGCTCGACCGCTCGACCGCGCCGATCTGGCTGGTGGCCCAAGCCCTGAGAGACCCGGGCAATCTGGGCACGATGCTGCGCACCGGCGATGCGGTGGGCGCCGGCGGCCTGATCCTGATCGACGATTGCGCCGACCCCTTCGGAGTGGAGGCGGTGCGGGCCAGCATGGGCGCGATCTTCACGCAGCGGATCGCGCGGGCGCGGTGGGAGGAGTTCCTGCCGTGGCTGCGCGGGGCCGACGGATCGGCACCGAGCCAGCTGGTCGCCGCGAGCCTGCGCGACGCCGTGCCCTATCGCGGGGCGCCTTACGCGGCCCCGTGCTTCGTGCTGGTCGGCAACGAATCGCAGGGCCTGCCCGAAGACTACGAAGCCGCCTGCGACCTGCGCGTGACCATGCCGATGCGCGGGCGCGCCGACAGCCTCAACGCCGCGGTCGCCGCCGCCGTGCTCGCCTACGAAGTGCTGGCGACGCTCGACTGA
- a CDS encoding HPr family phosphocarrier protein: protein MSDTRKAITIVNERGLHARASAKLVEVASRWSDATRIRVAKGEREVDGRSILDLMMLGAARGDEITLIVKGEDAPAAMDEISTLIENGFGEE from the coding sequence ATGAGCGATACGCGCAAGGCCATCACCATCGTGAACGAGCGCGGCCTGCACGCCCGGGCGAGCGCGAAGCTGGTCGAGGTCGCGAGCCGCTGGTCCGACGCCACGAGGATCCGCGTCGCCAAGGGAGAGCGCGAGGTCGACGGCCGCTCGATCCTCGACCTGATGATGCTGGGCGCGGCGCGCGGCGATGAGATCACCCTGATCGTCAAAGGCGAGGATGCGCCTGCCGCGATGGACGAGATTTCGACCCTCATCGAAAACGGGTTCGGCGAGGAATAG
- a CDS encoding PTS sugar transporter subunit IIA — MIGLILVTHGQLAREFISAMEHVVGPQDAIASVCIGPQDDAQARRDEISARIAEVDHGEGVIILTDLFGGTPSNLAISLLEEGKVEVIAGINLPMLIRLARARQDMAVADAVRAARDAGRNYITIASEFLARPSEELKGSGE; from the coding sequence ATGATAGGTCTCATTCTGGTGACCCATGGGCAGCTCGCCCGTGAGTTCATATCCGCAATGGAACACGTGGTCGGCCCGCAGGATGCGATCGCGTCCGTGTGCATCGGCCCCCAGGACGATGCGCAGGCGCGCCGCGACGAGATCAGCGCGCGGATTGCCGAGGTCGATCACGGCGAGGGTGTGATCATCCTGACCGACCTGTTCGGCGGAACGCCGTCCAATCTGGCGATCTCGCTGCTCGAGGAAGGCAAGGTCGAGGTGATTGCCGGGATCAACCTGCCGATGCTGATTCGTCTCGCCCGTGCGCGGCAGGACATGGCGGTGGCCGATGCGGTGCGCGCCGCGCGCGATGCAGGGCGCAACTACATCACCATCGCATCGGAATTCCTCGCGCGGCCCAGCGAAGAGCTGAAAGGCAGCGGGGAATGA
- the rapZ gene encoding RNase adapter RapZ produces the protein MTEPQKLMLVTGMSGAGKTTALRVLEDLGWESVDNFPIRLLRPLVREVLADEARAPLAIGFDSRTRGFVPAEVIAIVKSLGESDDIDLSTMFIDCHNTELERRYNETRRRHPMARGRTAIDGIRAERDLLDPLRRWADMLIDTSELATNELQQFVRQNFETQQGGVLAITVSSFGFARGMPPLADLVFDMRFLDNPHWQEGLREQTGLDEDVADYLAAADGFEENFGRIRDLVLDLLPRYRAQGKSYVHIAFGCTGGRHRSVYSAERMARALRDEGFVPTVMHRNLASRATDMVELQSA, from the coding sequence ATGACCGAACCGCAAAAGCTGATGCTGGTCACCGGCATGTCCGGCGCGGGCAAGACGACCGCGCTGCGCGTGCTGGAGGACCTCGGCTGGGAATCGGTCGACAACTTCCCCATCCGCCTGCTGCGCCCGCTGGTGCGCGAAGTCCTCGCGGACGAGGCACGCGCCCCGCTCGCCATCGGGTTCGATTCGCGCACCCGCGGCTTCGTGCCGGCCGAGGTCATCGCCATCGTGAAGAGCCTGGGCGAGAGCGACGATATCGACCTGTCAACGATGTTCATCGACTGCCACAATACCGAGCTCGAACGCCGCTACAACGAGACCCGGCGGCGCCACCCGATGGCGCGCGGACGCACCGCGATCGACGGTATCCGGGCGGAGCGCGACCTGCTCGATCCGCTCAGGCGCTGGGCGGACATGCTCATCGATACCAGCGAACTCGCCACCAACGAGCTGCAGCAGTTCGTCCGCCAGAACTTCGAGACGCAGCAGGGCGGCGTGCTGGCGATCACGGTCAGCAGCTTCGGCTTCGCGCGGGGCATGCCACCGCTGGCGGACCTGGTCTTCGACATGCGCTTCCTCGACAACCCGCACTGGCAGGAGGGGCTGCGCGAGCAGACCGGCCTCGACGAGGACGTGGCCGACTATCTCGCCGCCGCCGACGGGTTCGAGGAAAACTTCGGCCGCATCCGCGACCTCGTGCTCGACCTGCTGCCGCGCTACCGCGCACAGGGCAAAAGCTACGTCCACATCGCCTTCGGCTGCACCGGCGGACGCCACCGTTCGGTCTATAGTGCGGAGCGTATGGCCCGGGCGCTGCGCGACGAGGGCTTCGTGCCGACCGTCATGCACCGCAACCTCGCCAGCCGCGCGACCGACATGGTGGAGCTGCAAAGCGCCTGA
- a CDS encoding stimulus-sensing domain-containing protein: protein MAEPGGGVRRIARPLERVGGLSRLSLTARILAVNILPLALLGGGIVYLDSYRAQLLDERYKLARIEAQITAEALAGATRERQDALLLQIAKEQDMRLRLFDPEGQLMADSFELGEPTFTLDDPSDDPFGLRFARFLDQIVDTMVSAQPVPRYIEPESNEADAWPELQRARELGISQIELRQAADRTPVITAAAPVGLQGATLLTTRNAIDITESVRNARSTLGTGVFFALVASILLSLFLARTIVTPLQTLSKAAQRVRLGREREVQVPRLPDRRDEIGMLARAIADMTDALRHRIDAVEHFAADVAHEIKNPLASLRSATESLGSVDDPELRAQLLEIARHDVRRIDRLVTEISDASRIDAELSRATFARVDLTALVGNIIERRGNRGLDAGCEIVFAHTGGEARVMGVPERLERVVDNLLDNAASFSSEGGVIDVVIERDRDALILMVMDEGPGIPPEARTKVFERFHSDRPEEESFGNHSGLGLAIARTIAEAHGGTLSAQDRPDGARGACMVLALPAIVEDETSVA, encoded by the coding sequence GTGGCTGAACCGGGCGGCGGCGTGCGGCGCATCGCGCGCCCGCTGGAACGGGTGGGCGGCCTGTCGCGCCTTTCGCTCACCGCGCGTATCCTGGCGGTCAACATCCTGCCGCTGGCGCTGCTGGGCGGCGGGATCGTCTATCTCGATTCCTACCGCGCGCAGCTTCTCGACGAACGCTACAAGCTCGCGCGGATCGAGGCGCAGATCACCGCCGAGGCGCTGGCGGGCGCCACTCGCGAGCGGCAGGATGCGCTGCTGCTCCAGATCGCGAAGGAGCAGGACATGCGCCTGCGGCTGTTCGATCCCGAAGGGCAGCTGATGGCCGACAGTTTCGAACTGGGAGAGCCGACCTTCACGCTGGACGACCCGAGCGACGACCCTTTCGGCCTGCGCTTCGCGCGCTTCCTCGACCAGATCGTCGATACGATGGTCAGCGCCCAGCCCGTGCCGCGTTATATCGAACCCGAATCGAACGAAGCCGACGCCTGGCCCGAGCTGCAGCGCGCCCGCGAGCTCGGCATATCGCAGATCGAGCTGCGCCAGGCGGCGGATCGCACGCCCGTCATCACCGCAGCCGCTCCGGTCGGCCTGCAGGGCGCCACCCTGCTGACGACGCGCAATGCGATCGACATTACCGAATCGGTGCGCAACGCACGCTCGACGCTGGGCACGGGCGTGTTCTTCGCGCTGGTCGCATCGATCCTGCTGTCACTTTTCCTCGCCCGGACCATCGTCACGCCCCTGCAGACCCTGTCCAAGGCCGCCCAGCGCGTGCGGCTGGGGCGCGAGCGCGAGGTGCAGGTGCCCCGCCTGCCCGACCGGCGCGACGAGATCGGGATGCTCGCACGCGCGATCGCCGACATGACCGATGCGCTGCGCCACCGGATCGACGCGGTCGAACATTTCGCGGCGGATGTTGCCCATGAAATCAAGAACCCGCTCGCATCCCTGCGCAGCGCGACCGAATCGCTCGGCTCGGTGGACGATCCGGAGCTGCGCGCGCAGCTGCTCGAAATCGCGCGGCACGATGTGCGGCGGATCGACCGGCTGGTGACCGAGATTTCCGATGCCAGCCGGATCGACGCCGAATTGTCGCGCGCCACCTTCGCGCGCGTCGACCTGACCGCGCTCGTCGGAAACATTATCGAGCGGCGCGGCAATCGCGGCCTCGATGCAGGCTGCGAGATCGTTTTCGCGCATACGGGGGGCGAGGCACGCGTGATGGGCGTTCCCGAACGGCTCGAACGGGTGGTCGACAACCTGCTCGACAATGCCGCGTCGTTCTCGTCCGAAGGCGGGGTTATCGATGTCGTGATCGAGCGCGATCGCGACGCATTGATCCTGATGGTGATGGACGAGGGACCCGGCATCCCGCCCGAGGCGCGGACCAAGGTGTTCGAACGCTTCCATTCCGACCGGCCGGAGGAGGAAAGCTTCGGCAACCACTCCGGTCTCGGCCTCGCCATCGCGCGCACCATTGCCGAGGCGCATGGCGGTACGCTGAGTGCGCAGGATCGGCCCGACGGTGCGCGCGGTGCGTGCATGGTGCTCGCCCTGCCTGCCATCGTGGAAGACGAGACGAGTGTCGCTTGA
- a CDS encoding response regulator transcription factor, whose amino-acid sequence MEQTHDNADPVSPLRRKDRRVVALVDDDRNILTTVSIALQAEGFETRVYSDGETALRALTENPPDLAVFDIKMPRMDGMELLAKLRERSPLPVIFLTSKDDERDEEAGFEMGADDYISKPFSLRLLVARIRAILRRSGLDDGTPEGEAAAGEEGQSRASFSRGRLTMDPARHQVTWDGKPVSLTVTEFLLLEALAHRPGVIKSRNQLMDAAYPDDVFVDDRTVDSHIKRMRRKFRAVDQTFGAIETLYGAGYSFSDG is encoded by the coding sequence ATGGAACAGACACACGACAACGCCGACCCCGTATCCCCTTTGCGCCGCAAGGACCGGCGCGTGGTCGCGCTGGTCGACGACGATCGCAACATCCTCACCACGGTCTCGATCGCGCTGCAGGCCGAAGGGTTCGAAACCCGCGTCTATTCCGACGGCGAGACCGCCCTGCGCGCGCTGACCGAGAACCCGCCCGACCTTGCCGTGTTCGATATCAAGATGCCGCGCATGGACGGGATGGAATTGCTCGCCAAGCTGCGCGAGCGATCGCCGCTGCCGGTCATCTTCCTCACCAGCAAGGACGACGAGCGCGACGAGGAAGCGGGCTTCGAAATGGGCGCGGACGATTATATCTCCAAGCCCTTCTCGCTGCGGCTGCTGGTCGCACGGATCCGCGCGATCCTGCGCCGCAGCGGGCTCGACGACGGCACGCCCGAGGGTGAGGCGGCCGCGGGCGAAGAGGGCCAGTCGCGCGCCAGTTTCAGTCGCGGACGCCTCACCATGGACCCCGCCCGCCACCAGGTGACCTGGGATGGCAAGCCCGTCTCGCTCACGGTGACCGAGTTCCTGTTGCTGGAGGCGCTGGCGCACCGCCCCGGTGTGATCAAGAGCCGCAACCAGCTGATGGACGCGGCCTATCCCGACGACGTCTTCGTCGACGATCGCACGGTCGACAGCCACATCAAGCGCATGCGCCGCAAGTTCCGCGCGGTCGATCAGACCTTCGGCGCGATCGAGACGCTCTACGGCGCAGGCTACAGCTTCAGCGATGGCTGA
- a CDS encoding phosphoenolpyruvate carboxykinase, whose translation MSASLSHSLADQGIETNATIHANLDSAQLTEHALANNEGRKAKHGPLVVETGKHTGRSAKDKFIVRDTETENTVWWDNNASMTPDHFAALKEDFLAAVGEKDTLYVADLFGGSQPEYRVKVRVINELAWHNQFIRTMLVRPSADELESFVPEYTIIDLPSFRADPERHGTRSETVVAVNLSEKLILIGGTQYAGEMKKSVFGVLNYLLPPQGVMPMHCSANIGPDGKTAVFFGLSGTGKTTLSADASRTLIGDDEHGWSDDAVFNFEGGCYAKMIRLDPKAEPEIFATTQMEGTVLENVVMDENGEIDLDDNSLAENTRGAYPLSSIPNTSEKNLGPVPSNVVMLTADAFGVLPPISRLTPNQAMYHFLSGYTAKVAGTEIGVTEPEATFSTCFGAPFMPRHPSVYGNLLKERIAKGEVQCWLLNTGWTGGKYGTGHRMPIKATRALLNAALEGKLDDVEYRKDPNFGFDVPVSVPALAEKGIEQTILDPRSTWSDKDAYDATAHKLVQLFVDNFKPFADHVDQGVRDAAPQPATQAA comes from the coding sequence GTGTCCGCATCACTGTCCCACAGCCTTGCCGACCAGGGCATCGAGACCAACGCCACGATCCACGCCAATCTGGATTCCGCGCAGCTGACCGAGCATGCGCTGGCGAATAACGAAGGCCGCAAGGCCAAGCACGGGCCGCTGGTGGTCGAGACGGGCAAGCACACCGGCCGCAGCGCGAAGGACAAGTTCATCGTGCGCGACACCGAGACCGAGAACACGGTCTGGTGGGACAACAACGCGTCGATGACGCCCGATCACTTCGCCGCGCTCAAGGAAGATTTCCTCGCTGCGGTGGGCGAGAAGGACACGCTTTACGTCGCCGACCTGTTCGGCGGTTCGCAGCCCGAATATCGCGTGAAGGTACGCGTGATCAACGAACTGGCGTGGCACAACCAGTTCATCCGCACGATGCTGGTGCGGCCGAGCGCGGACGAGCTCGAGAGCTTCGTACCCGAATACACGATCATCGACCTGCCCAGCTTCAGGGCCGATCCGGAGCGGCACGGTACGCGCAGCGAGACGGTGGTCGCGGTGAACCTGTCCGAAAAGCTGATCCTGATCGGCGGCACCCAATATGCCGGCGAGATGAAGAAGAGCGTGTTCGGCGTGCTCAACTATCTCCTGCCGCCGCAGGGCGTGATGCCGATGCACTGTTCGGCCAATATCGGTCCGGACGGCAAGACGGCGGTTTTCTTCGGCCTCTCGGGCACCGGCAAGACGACGCTGTCCGCCGATGCCAGCCGCACGCTGATCGGCGATGACGAGCATGGCTGGTCGGACGATGCAGTCTTCAACTTCGAAGGCGGCTGCTACGCCAAGATGATCCGCCTCGACCCCAAGGCCGAGCCGGAGATTTTCGCAACCACGCAGATGGAGGGCACCGTCCTCGAGAACGTGGTGATGGACGAAAACGGCGAGATCGACCTCGACGACAACTCCCTCGCGGAAAACACGCGCGGCGCCTATCCGCTCAGCTCGATCCCCAATACCAGCGAGAAGAACCTCGGCCCGGTGCCGAGCAACGTCGTGATGCTGACCGCCGATGCCTTCGGCGTGCTGCCCCCGATCTCGCGCCTCACGCCCAACCAGGCGATGTACCACTTCCTGTCGGGCTACACCGCCAAGGTGGCGGGCACCGAAATCGGCGTGACCGAGCCCGAGGCGACCTTTTCCACTTGCTTCGGCGCGCCCTTCATGCCGCGCCACCCGAGCGTTTACGGCAACCTGCTGAAAGAGCGGATCGCCAAGGGCGAAGTGCAGTGCTGGCTGCTCAACACCGGCTGGACCGGCGGCAAATACGGCACCGGCCATCGCATGCCGATCAAGGCGACGCGCGCGCTGCTCAATGCCGCGCTCGAAGGCAAGCTGGACGACGTCGAGTATCGCAAGGACCCCAATTTCGGCTTCGACGTGCCGGTGAGCGTGCCTGCGCTGGCCGAAAAGGGCATCGAGCAGACGATCCTGGATCCGCGTTCGACCTGGAGCGACAAAGACGCCTACGACGCGACCGCGCACAAGCTGGTTCAGCTTTTTGTGGACAATTTCAAACCCTTCGCCGATCATGTCGACCAGGGCGTGCGCGATGCCGCGCCGCAGCCTGCCACGCAGGCGGCCTAG
- a CDS encoding DUF1570 domain-containing protein codes for MSFVSRFIAALAVFTLASPAQADWWEASTDHFVIYADDSERDVRRFADQLERYHAAMEFVTGREVGKPSPSNRVVIFVAGNQRDIRDLVGSDSRWIRGFYVPRAGASRAFVEDIGYSKGGELSESMTTLLHEYAHHFLMSSTAYGLPRWMNEGAAEFFASASFDRDGSVSVGRPAYHRGYELTNAVDVSADELLDPDLYERNRSRRYDAFYGRSWLLYHYLTLSGERRGQVSAYGRMLLQGMPSIEAARAAFGDLNELDDDLDDYLRSSRMNYVPVPSDRLDIGDIVLRRLPEGEAAAIEVRMQSQRGVNAEQAAELVIDAREVAAEYPDDPGVLTALAEAEYDAGNDDAAIAAADRAIAIDPDRRNAYVQKGFALFRKAGDAQDREAAYAAAMAPFSALNQRENDHPMPLIYYYRSFVERGLEPSETARHALERASQLAPFDHSLAMNVGLMQANEGKIALARKTLAPVATNPHGGSFAETAARYREELADIPEGTPWYPVYDAQADQLEIEDLPDDES; via the coding sequence ATGTCGTTTGTATCAAGGTTCATCGCCGCGTTGGCGGTCTTCACGCTTGCCAGCCCGGCGCAGGCCGACTGGTGGGAGGCTTCGACCGACCATTTCGTGATCTATGCCGACGACAGCGAGAGGGACGTGCGCCGATTCGCCGACCAGCTCGAACGGTATCACGCGGCGATGGAGTTCGTGACGGGCCGCGAGGTCGGCAAGCCGAGCCCGTCGAACCGCGTGGTCATCTTCGTCGCGGGAAATCAGAGGGACATTCGCGATCTCGTGGGCAGCGACAGCCGCTGGATTCGCGGCTTCTACGTTCCGCGCGCGGGCGCGTCGCGCGCCTTCGTGGAGGACATCGGCTATTCGAAGGGCGGTGAGCTGAGCGAATCGATGACCACTCTGCTCCACGAATACGCGCACCATTTCCTGATGTCGTCGACCGCCTACGGCCTGCCACGCTGGATGAACGAGGGCGCGGCGGAGTTTTTCGCATCGGCCAGTTTCGATCGAGACGGCAGCGTCTCGGTCGGGCGGCCCGCGTACCATCGCGGCTACGAACTCACCAATGCGGTGGACGTCTCTGCCGACGAGCTTCTCGATCCGGACCTGTACGAGCGCAACCGGAGCAGGCGCTACGACGCGTTCTACGGGCGTAGCTGGCTGCTCTATCACTACCTTACCTTGTCCGGCGAACGGCGAGGCCAAGTGAGCGCCTACGGACGGATGCTGCTTCAAGGCATGCCGTCGATCGAGGCCGCGCGCGCGGCATTCGGCGACCTGAACGAGCTCGACGACGATCTCGACGATTATCTCAGGTCGAGCAGAATGAATTATGTCCCCGTCCCAAGCGATCGGCTGGATATAGGCGATATCGTACTTCGCCGACTGCCCGAGGGCGAGGCCGCCGCGATCGAAGTGCGCATGCAATCGCAGCGCGGCGTCAACGCGGAACAGGCCGCCGAACTGGTGATCGATGCACGCGAGGTTGCGGCGGAGTATCCCGACGACCCGGGCGTGCTCACCGCCTTGGCCGAGGCGGAATACGATGCCGGCAACGACGATGCCGCCATCGCGGCGGCCGACCGCGCGATCGCGATCGATCCCGATCGTCGCAACGCCTATGTCCAGAAAGGCTTCGCACTGTTTCGCAAGGCTGGCGATGCCCAGGACCGCGAGGCTGCGTACGCGGCGGCCATGGCGCCGTTCTCCGCGCTCAACCAGCGCGAGAACGACCATCCGATGCCGCTGATCTACTACTATCGCAGCTTCGTGGAACGCGGCCTCGAGCCCAGCGAAACCGCACGCCACGCGCTCGAGCGGGCGTCCCAACTGGCACCCTTCGACCACAGTCTGGCGATGAACGTGGGGCTGATGCAGGCGAACGAGGGCAAGATCGCCTTGGCCCGGAAGACGCTGGCGCCGGTTGCTACCAACCCGCATGGCGGCAGCTTCGCGGAGACTGCCGCGCGCTATCGCGAAGAGCTGGCCGATATCCCCGAAGGCACGCCCTGGTACCCTGTCTACGACGCGCAGGCCGATCAGCTCGAAATCGAAGATCTGCCCGACGACGAGAGCTAG